From the Jilunia laotingensis genome, the window TATAGGTACGTTAAATTTTTCGGCAAATATTTCTACATACTTGTTGAAGTTTGTCAACAAAATATATTCTCCAAAATCCTCTAAACTACGTTTTGTATACCGGGGTAACCAATTGGTTACGATTTCTTCTTTTGTTTTCATAAGATTCATTAAATTTGTGCGCTCTTTAAAAGAGCCATTATTTAACTTACAAAAATACGAAATGTTATCGTTAAACTTACCTATCTTTGATACAAAAATAGTGTCACGAAACGGAAAAAATGTTATTTTCGATGTGATTCGTAAACGATATGTTGCCTTGACACCTGAAGAATGGGTACGGCAACATTTTGTTCATTTTCTTATTAACTATAAAGAATACCCGAGCGCGTTAATGGCTAATGAGGTATTACTCAATTTAAATGGTACAAAGAAACGTTGTGATACCGTATTATACCGAAGGGATCTAACAGCAAGGATGATTATAGAATACAAAGCACCACATATCAATATAACACAAGCTGTATTTGATCAGATAACCCGTTATAATTTGGTATTGAGAGTTGATTATTTGATAGTAAGTAATGGTATGCATCACTATTGTTGTAAGATGGATTATAATAATCAGTGTTATACATTTCTTGATGATATTCCGGATTATAAAGTATTATGAGTATTTATAGCAAGAAGAATTGGAATACAAATTACCGAAATAATGGATATATGATAATGTAATTTGTATTCCAATTCTTTTTTTATTTTACAGTTTCGTTAGTTTGCGTATTTTTTTTCTTGCGTGAGAATCGTTCCTGCCACTTTTGCATTAATTCATAGAAGCTCGGAATATAAATTGTGGCGAGAATGGTATTCATTGCCATTCCGAATACAACTGCAGCTCCTAGGGCGATGCGGCTTTCTGCACCTGCACCGGTTGCAAATAGCAAAGGCATTACTCCTAATACAAAGGCAAAGGATGTCATTAAGATAGGTCTTAACCGTACATGTCCTGCTTCATATGCTGCATCCCTGATCGAATTTCCTTCTGCTCTGAAATCTCGAGCAAACTCTACGATAAGAATACCGTTTTTTGCTGAAAGAGCAATAAGTAAGATTATTCCGATTTGAGTATAGATACTTACGGGTGTTCCCATAATGAAACAACCGATCATTGCACCTAATAAAGCGACTGGTAATCCCATGATTGCAGCTATCGGGCTGGTCCAACTTTCATATTGAGCTGCTAATACAAGGAAGGCTACTAATAATGCCATAAGGAAAACGATGGTTGTTGTACTTCCTGCCTGTGTTTCTTGGTAAGCGACAGAAGTCCATTCATAACCAAACTCTCCTCCTAATTGCTCGCTAATTAATTCCTGCATTTGCTGGATACCTTCTCCAGAAGAATGTCCGGGAGCGACATTACATGTTACTGCGGCTGTTTGGTACATATTATAACGATTAATTTGATCCTGTCCCAGTTGTTCTTCTAATTGAGTGAAGGATGAGAAAGGCACCATCTCTCCTTTTTCATTTGGAACACTGAGTTTCATTACATCGTCAATTACCTTTTGGGATTGATCACTTGCTTCTATTTTTACTTGATAGATCCGACCGAATTGTACATAGTCATTTACATAGGCTGCCCCCATGTAATAGCCTAATGTAGAAAAAACTTGGTTCAATTGGATACCCATAAATTGTACCTTGTCTCGATCGATATTCAGAAAATATTGCGGGACGTTAGCCTGATATTGACTACTGACAGAGGCTAATGCTGGTTTGGAGCGATAATTAGTTAGTAAAGTGCCAATAGCCTGTTGCATTTCTGTTGGTCCTAGGTTGCGGGTATCTTCCAGTTGTAATTGCAAACCTCCGGTAGCTCCGAGTCCAGGTATAGCAGGTGGCACCATTGCAAAAATTTGAGCTTCTTGTATACCATATGCCATTTCATTGAACCGTTGAACTACTGCAGCAGCTGTGTGTTCTTTGCCTTTTCTATCTCCCCATGGTTTTAGAACAACAAAATAGGTTCCTGAGTTACTCTGTTCGCCACCCATAATTGAGAAACCGGAAATTCCGATATAGTTTTTCACTTCCGGATAAGTATCAAGGATTGCATTAATCTGTTTTCCAACAGCTTGGGTACGTTCCAAACTAGATGCGGGTGGCAGTTGTACAACAGCGATAAAGTATCCGTCGTCTTCATCAGGAACGAAAGTAGACGGCCATTTTGTAAATAATAAGATTGCTATGGCAGTGAAGACAGCATATGAAATAAAAGCCGTTACCGGTCGTTCCAATAGCCATTTCACTATACGGTCATATAGTCCTTGCGTTTTATCATATGCTTTATTAAACCCTCTATAAATAAAAAATTTAGATGGTTTACTCTTGGTTAGAAATAAAGCGCAAAGTGCAGGTGTTAAAGTTAATGAGTTAAATCCACTGAGTACTGTAGAGGCAGCAATGGTTAAGGCAAATTGTTTATACAATTGTCCGGAAATACCACTGATCAGCGTTGTCGGAATAAAAACAGCTAGAAGTACGAGTACCACACCAACAATGGGACCGGTGATTTCTCCCATCGCTTTCGTTACAGCCTCACGTGGAGAATATTGACCGGTTTCCAACAGCCGTGAAGCATTTTCTACTACCACTATGGCATCATCTACTACAATTGCTACAGCTAATATTAAACCGAATAATGTCAAAGTATTTATAGAGAATCCCAAAGCAGCCATTACTGCAAGTGTACCGATGAGAGATACAGGAATGGTAAGGCATGGAATAATGACAGCACGCCAGTTTTGCAGGAACAGAAATATGACAAGTACTACCAATAAAGTTGTTTCGAGAAAAGTTACTAATACTTCGTTGATAGATTCGTTGATGACATCTGTTGTATCTAATGTAACACTATATTCAACTCCTGAAGGAAAGTTGGTGGCAAGCTCTTGCATTTTGGCCTTTACACCTTTTGATACATCCAATGAATTGGAACCAGGTTGTTGATAAATAGCAATCGCAGCCGTTGGCTTACCACGAAGTTGGGAAACAACATTGTAAGATCCTGAACCGAGATCTATACGTGCTACATCTTTTAATCGGAGCATCCTCCCTCCTTCCTCACTTCGAAGAATGATATTCCCGAATTCATTGGGAGAAGAAAGTCGTCCCTTCACACTTAAACTATACTGAAATGCATTCGTATTATTTTTCCCAATAGGTTGACCAACAGTTCCAGCACTAACTTCCATATTTTGAGCCTGAATAGCCTGATAGACTTCTGCCGGAGAAATACCACGAATGCGCATTGCCTCAGGATCTAACCAAATACGCATGGAATAATCTCCTGCACCCATTACGTTGACGGCACCAACTCCAGGGACTCGTGTTAATTGATCTACTAAGTTCAGTTTAGCATAATTAGTTAAATAAAGTCCATTATAAATAGAATCTTGGGCAGACATTGTAAGGAACATAACGATATTTGACGATTGCTTTTGTACTGTGACCCCCTGTACTATTACAGGCTCGGGAAGCGAGGATTGAGCGACACTTACCCGATTCTGTACTTGTACTGTTGCCATATCCACATCCGTACCTACTGCAAAAGTAATAGTTAATGAATATGCACCTGATGATGATGAAGTGGATGACATATAAAGCATTCCATCGACACCGTTAACTTGTTGTTCAATGGGGATACCTACTGTTTGAGCTACAGTCTCGGCATTTGCTCCAGGGTAGAAAGCAGAGACCTGTACAGTGGGTGGTGTTATGTCTGGAAATTGCGCAACAGGCAATATATTTAGTGTCACCAGACCTGCTACCACAATAATAAGTGCCAGAACAGTAGCAAAAATAGGTCGGTTGATGAAGAATTTTGAAAACATAAGTCAATAATTAAAAAGGTTGTTGAATAGAGTTATTAATGAGGACAGATACTTCTGACCTTATTTGGAAGAAGGATGTATCTTCATTCCATCTCTTACTTTCATCAATGCTTTTGTAACATATCGTTCTTGTGGGGATAAGCCACTGGTAATTTGTTGTAAAGTATCTTCTATAAGCTGTCCAACGGTAACATGACGGTAATTTACAATATCTGAGTCATTTACGACATAGAGATATCTTCCTAATTGATCTGTACCGATTGAAGCGGAGTTGACTAATAGAGCCTGTTTTTGTTCACCATAAGGAAGAGTAATGCTGACATATAATCCGCTTTTGAGCAATCCATCCGGATTTTCAAGGTTGGCCCGGATCGTAAGTGTTCCTGTATTGATATCAACATTAGGTGATAAATAGTCAAGTGTACCCGGATAAGTCTGGCTTCCGTCTTTACCCAACTTTACGGTTACATTTTTAGGAAGCTGTGACATTTCGTTATTAACTCCTGTTCTGAGATTGTTACTCATTAACATTGCAAGCCATTGATTGTCTGCAACATTGAAGTAAGTATACATCTTGTTATCTTTATAAAGAGTAGCTAACGTAACAGGTTGTATGGCAGCACTGATATAGCTACCGATATCGACTGTATTCCGGCTGACGGTTCCGTCAAAAGGAGCCCGGATATAACAATATCCCAAATTCGTACGAGCCGTGTTTAAAGCTGCTTCAGCATTACTTACTGCAGCAGTTTCTTCTGCGACTGCCGATTCGGCTTGTAACACTTGTATTCTGCTGACCGCATCACTTTTTAAAGCTTCTCGCATTCGGGTATAGTTATTTCGTGCATAAGTCAGTTGGGCTTGTGCTGTTTTAAGCGCAGCTTCTGCTTGTGTTACATTATCTTTGTAGATGGTCGGTTCGATGATAAACAAAAGTTGTCCCTTTTTTACTTTGCTTCCTGGAGAAAAGGAAGTCGCTTGCAATGTACCGTTTACACGGGCGACCAGATCTACAGTTTGTTCTGCAGTTAAATAACCCGGATAATCTTGGGTGAGTACGATATCTTTGATAATGGGTTTGGCTACGCTTATTTCAGGTATAGGCATCGTCCTTCCGGTAGCTTCTTTTTTATTTCCACAACCTGTAAGAAGTGGCAAAACGAGGAGGATATACATTAGTTTTTTCATAATCCGTAATTTATTATTCTTAATTCATAAAATCAATTATTCCACCCTCCACCTAATGCTTGATAAAGGGCAATCAACTGTAACAAAGAATTCCCTCGCGCTTGTACAAGTTGATTCTCATAACTTAATAATGAACGTTGTGCGTCCAACACATTTTGGAAAGGAGTGAGACCTTGTTTATAAAGATCCAGAGACAAGGTTAATGTTTCTTGTCCTTGATTACGTACTTCACGCAAGGCAACGATTTCCTTTATGGAATTGCTGTATGAAGTCATTGCATTTTCTGTTTCCTGAATAGCAGTTAAAACAGTCTGATTGAATTGATTGATAGATTCATCCAATTGTGCTTTGGCCAATTTAGTGGCATTCATCAATTTCCCTCCACTGAATATAGTCCAAGTCAAAGAAGGGGCTATTTCATATGTGAAACTTTTATGGTTAGACATGTCTTTAAAATCCTTTGATGAAAATCCAATAGCTCCTTTAAGAAAGACCTGTGGCAACCAATCTGATTTAGATGCCCCTACTAGTGCAGCCTGAGCGTTAACTTGCCGTTCGGCACTCCGTATATCAGGCCTTCTCATTAGCAGGTCAGCTGGTAAACCAATGCTTATTGGTTCCATGTAATCGGGTAAATCCCCTATCCGCTCAAGTGAAGGACGTATTTCTTGTGGATACATTCCCAGTAATACAGCTAATGTATTGACATATTGGTTAATACCTGATTCCAGTTGCGGAATGGATGCTTTAGTACTATAATATACAGATTTTGCTTGTGCTACATCAAGTTTTGAGACGAGGCCTGTATTAAATCTTACTTCCGTGATTTTTAGTACAGCGGCTTGCGAAGCACAATTCTTTTCTACCACTTGTAATTCTTGTTGCAGCTCTCTCAAGTTGATGTATGCTGAAGCAACTTGTGCTGACAAAGAGACCATTACAGCAGTATACTCTTCTTTGCTGGCGGCAAAAGTTTCTTTTTGCGCCTTTACGCGTTGCCGGATACTCCCAAAAAGATCCAGTTCCCAGTTCATGTTTAAAGTAGCATCATAATAATGTTGTGTTGATTGAGGTAGTTCGCTGATAGTACCGCTTGTTTGTTGTTTAGTCCATCCTGCATTTATACCTAGTGAAGGGAAGAAACTGCTTCGTTCCATTCGTAAATTGGCTTTTGCCATATTCATTCGATCAATAGCGGTTAGAACGGAGTAATTTTGGTCTATAGCAATGGCAATTAGCGAATCTAAAGTCTGATCTCCAAATGATTTCCACCATTGATCATTTACAGGAAGCATTTGTTGAAACACTTCTCCCCCCTCCTCCCACGATGAAGGTAAAGGGGTATCCAAATAACGATTCGTTGTCTGTGCTGATGCTACAGCATAAAGAAACATAAAGAGCAGTAAGCTCCACATACGTATATTCATAAGCTTAGGCTATTAAGAAATGAAAAGGAAACAACTAAATTATGAGTTTGTTTATGAAAAGGTTGGGTTTGTGAGGCTATAGTACTTATAGTAGGCAGATAATAAAAAAGAGGGTGTATAGACCCTCTTTTTGTTGTGATGTATAAAAGTATTTTAGATATATCTATTATTCAGCGCTCTTTCTGCGAATAGCTCTTTTGGTGGTTGGAGCTGGAACTTCTTCTAATTTTGGGGCAATTTCTACTCCTGCTAATTCCGGGTCTATCATAATGCGTCCACAGTATTCGCAAACTATCACCTTTTTGCGTGAGCGTATATCCAACTGTCTCTGAGGTGGAATCTTGTTGAAGCATCCACCACAGGCATCACGTTGCACATATACGATACCCAAACCGTTGCGTGAGTTCTTACGTATACGTTTGAAAGATTGCAATAGGCGTGGTTCTATTTTTGTTTCTAGGTCTTTTGCTTTATCTCTCAATTTTTCTTCTTCCTGCTTAGTCTCAGAGATAATTTCATCCAACTCGTTTTTCTTCTGGTCAAGATCTTTCTGCCTCTCTTCCAATGCAAGATTGCTTTTTGCTACTTCTTCTGATTTTTCTTGTTCTTCAGCAGTAAATTCCTTGATTCTTTTTTCACAGAGTTCTATTTCCAGTGTCTGGAATTCAATTTCTTTCGTAAGAAAATCATATTCGCGATTGTTACGCACATTGTCCTGTTGTGACTTATATTTCTCGACCGAAGCTTTGGCGGTTTCGATCTCTACTCTTTTACCCGCAATAGCTGATTTTAATTCATCTACTTCAGCTTTGATCTTATCAATACGAGTGCTTAAACCAGCGATTTCGTCTTCAAGATCCTGTACTTCCAAAGGAAGTTCACCTCTTAAAGTCTTGATTTTATCAATTTCAGATAGCATGGTTTGTAATTGGAATAAAGTTTTTAACTTTTGCTCCACGGTCAACTCATTTGGATCTTTTTTTGCTTCTTTAGCCATATTACTTTATAAATATTTTATGGGATTCGTGTTCACTTTACTCAATTGGAGTGTAAAATTAGGAAATAAACCCCGGATTATGGAATAAAAAATTTCTTTTGTATACTGTTCACTTTCGTAGTGTCCGATCTCTGCTATCAGAATATCAGATTCATGACCGAAATAATCATGATATTTAATTTCTCCAGTAATAAAAACATCTGCTCTATTACGAATAGCTAATGGTAATAAGAAGGCACCTGCTCCACCACATAAAGCAACGGTTTGAATTTCTCGGCCGGTCAATTTATTATGTTTCAAGCATCCGACTTCGAATATTTTCTTGATGCGTTTCAAAAATTCCAATTCACTTTCAGGAGCTTCTAACTCACCTATTATTCCGGCACCGACCTGTATCCAAGAATTCTGTAACGGATAAATATCAAATGCCGGTTCTTCATAAGGATGAGCTGAAATCAAAGCACGTATGACTTCTCCTCTTTTATATACGGGAAAAATGGTTTCAATTCGCACTTCCTTTTCATTATGTAGTTCTCCAATGGTTCCGGAAAAAGGATTTGCTCCTTCTTGGGCACGGAATGTCCCCTCTCCTTCAATGTTGTAACTGCACGAGTCATAGTTCCCTATATGACCGCATCCAACAGAGAACAGAGCATTACGAACCATTTCAGCTTGTGCTAGTGGTACAAATGTTACCAATTTTACCAAGCAGTTTTCTTTAGGCTCGAGGATACGGACATTTTTAAGTCCTATCTTTTCAGCTATTTTGAAGTTCACTCCTTCAGATACATTATCTAAGTTCGTATGAGCCGAATAAATAACAATATCGTTTTTTATTGCTTTAAAGATACAGCGCTCTATATAATCTTTTCCTGTAATTGATTTATATCCTTTAAAGATAAGAGGGTGATGCGATATAACAAGGTTCAATCCGGATACTATCGCTTCATCCAGTACGGCTTCAGTAACGTCAAGACACAACAAAGCCCCTGTTGCTTCCGCATCTGTCAGTCCGATTTGCAGGCCGGCATTATCAAATCCGTCTTGCAATGGCAGAGGCGCGAATCGTTCAAGGGCGCTTACTATTTCCTTAATTTTCATTATTTGCAGAAAATTTGGATGCAAATATAAGGAAAAAATAGAAGGTATGTATTACTTTTATCGTTTTTTAGTACATACTAGTCGGAACTTGTATTTATGTGGAAACTTTTGAAGGAGATCATTAAGTAGTGCTAAATAGTGATTTCGACGATATTCCCATCTGGGTCTAGTATGGCACTCTCAAAAAATCCATCACCTGTAATGCGTGGCTCACTGGCGATTGTAAAACCGTCTTTACGCAGTTGTTCGGTAAGTTTAAGTACAGTTTCCTTACTTCCTGTCGAAAAAGAAAAGTGAGCTAATCCTATACTTGGGACAGTGTGTTGATGTGTTGTGATATCCTTTCTGCGCATAATTTCTATTTGAGCCCCTCCTGATTTGAAACTAATAAGATAAGATTCAAAACCTTTTAGTGAATTTACATATTTTTCATTACTAATACCATTGAAGTAACGGATATAGAAATTCTTCAGTTCTTCCAGCTGGGCTGTCCATAGGGCAATGTGATGAATGTGCATAGATGTTTCGTTTAATTATTATGGTTAATCATTAAATGATTGTATCTTTGCAAAGATAAGTAAAGTTCAGAATGAACCAATTGATTAAAGTCAAAATATGATAAGATGTTATAGTTCTCAGGATACTGACAGAGTGGTGCGTATTTGGCTGGAAGCTTCAATCCTTGCTCATCATTTTGTTCCCGCTTTGTACTGGATTGGAAAAGAAGAGGATATGCGTAATCAATATCTGCCACTTAGCCAAATATATGTATTCGAGGAGGAAGAAAGTAAAGTTGTGCAAGGTTTTGTTGCAATGGTGAACAACTATCTGGCTGCACTGTTTGTGATACCGGAAGTACAAGGAAGAGGCATCGGCAGATCGTTGATGGAGTATGTCAAAGCATTACATGGAGAAATAACATTGAGGGTATACGTTAAAAATGAACATGCTGTTCTGTTTTATGAGAAATTGGGATATGATATCATTGAAGAACAGTTGGACATAGAAACCGGAGAAAGAGAATATGTAATGAAGTGGGAAAAGTAATTGTTTTTATTATCAATATATTAACTAATAACGAATGAGAAAGATTTTATTATTTTTATTATTAGCTACTCTCTTGAGTGCTTGCGATAACGATTCTGATTCAAACTGGAACAATCGTCCGGGTTGGGAGGATAATCAAAATTGGGAAGTGTATACTATTACAATTAATGCTAAAGATTGGCAATTAGTAGGAGATGTAAACGGGGATAATTCTTTCTATAGATGTATTGTGGATGATCGGTATCTGGATCAGAATATTTTTGATAACGGTAGTGTGATGGTCTATTTGATACAATATGACGGAAATACTCCTGTGCAAACTCCGTTGCCCTACATAATGCATTATGCTGATGGTGACAATTTATGGACGGAAACTTTTTCATACGATTACAGTGTAGGGTCACTGGCCTTTTATGTAACCTATAGTGATTTTTTTACAGAAAACAAGCCCGGTACATGTCAATTTAAGGTTGTGATGCATTGGTAAATATACAAGCGAGCCGTATCCTTAGATGTTTTTCAATCAATAGGATACGGCTCTCTGCTTTTTTAATCAGATTTTATTCTTTATTCAAGTTCATCCAGTATTTTCTTTATATCAACCGGTTGAAGCCGGCCATATACTTTCTCTCCAATCATGACTACCGGTGCAAGTCCGCAGGCTCCTACACAGCGTAAACAATCTAGTGAAAATTTGCCGTCAGGTGTTGTTTCTCCTACTTCAATACCAAGTACACGTTTAAACTCTTCCAGTAATTTTTCGGATCCTCTTACATAACAAGCTGTTCCCATACATACGGAGATAGGGTGTTTGCCTTTGGGAGTCATCGTAAAAAAAGTATAGAAGGTTACAACTCCGTAAACTTTCGATACGGGAATATTAAGTTTATGGGCAATAATACGCTGCATCTCTTCAGGCAGATAACCTTGAAGGTGTTGTGCTTCGTGGAGAATATTGATAAGTTCTCCCGGATCGTTTCCATGTTTATCGCAGATAGCTTTTACTTCTTCAGCTACCATACATGCTAATTTTATATCTGACATAGTTCTATCCTTAATTTGTTAATCAATCGCCTTATTGAAATAATGAGTATGCAAAAGCATATGTGCTTTTTCGCTTAGAGGTTTCCCTAGATATTCTTCATACAATTTTTGAATATAGGGATTCTCATGTGATTTGCGTATGGGCTTATTTGCATCTTCTTCGTATAAAGCTTTAGAGCGTGCGTATAAAATATCAGTCTGTCCATGATGAAGTGGTTGTCCTCCTCCACCGATACATCCACCGGGACAAGCCATAATTTCAATAGCATGATATTCATTATTGCCATTCCGGATGTCTTCTAGAAGATGTCTGGCATTTCCCAAACCATGTGCGATGCCTACTTTCAGTTCAAAACCATTCAGATTGATAACTGCCCGGCGTACACCGTCCATACCTCTGACATTTTCGAAGTTTACATTCTCTAAAGTCTGCCCGGTGTAGATTTCATAAACAGATCGTAAGGCAGCTTCCATTACTCCACCAGTAGTTCCGAATATAACACTCGCCCCTGTTGATTCTCCCATAGGTTGGTCGAACTCGCTGTCCGGCAACAATTGGAAACCGATATTGGCACGTTTTATTAGTCTTGCCAACTCGCGTGTACTGATAGAATAATCCACATCAGGATTACCGTTTGTTTTGAATTCATCCCGGTCACATTCGTACTTCTTAGCCAAACAGGGCATGATAGATACTACAATTAACTTTTCGCGAGGGATTCCCATTTTTTCAGCCCAGTATGATTTAGCTATTGAACCGAACATCTGTTGGGGAGAACGGGCTGTTGAAGGAATATTCAACATATCCGGGAAATGATGTTCAAAAAAGTTTACCCATGCCGGACAGCAAGATGTCAATATGGGGAGGCAAACTTCTTTATCTCCATCAAGGAAACGAGTTAGTCTTTCTAATACTTCCGCTCCTTCTTCCATAATGGTGAGATCAGCCGCGAAGTCGGTGTCAAATACATAATTAAATCCCAATTCGCGTAAAGCATAAACCATCTTTCCCGTAACAGATGTTCCGGCCGGCATCCCGAATTCCTCCCCTAGAGCCACTCTGACAGCAGGGGCAGTCTGCACAATTACTATTTTATCCGGATTTTCCAAATCTTCCAATAAACGGTTGGTATGGTCGTGTTCGGTCAAGGCTCCAACCGGACAAACCGCTACACACTGCCCACAATAAGTACATTCACTTTCACCCATTTTCTTATCAAAAGCAGGTGCGATGGTCGTGTTGAATCCTCTTCTTACCGCTCCAAGGGCACCAACGGTTTGTACATCATTACATACACTTTCACAGCGCCTACAGAAGATACATTTATCCATATTACGTACGATAGAGGTTGTCACTTCGCGTTTTCTTAACGAGAGTTCTCCTCCATTAAATGGCATTTCGCGTACATTGAAGCGTAGTGCTAGATTCTGTAATTCACAATTACCGGATTTCGGGCAAGTAAGGCAGTCGTTCGGATGGTCGGATAAAATGAGTTCGGCTACTACTTTTCGGGCATTCATAACTCTTAAAGTACTGGTACGAACTACCATCCCTTCTGTGCAACGAGTAGCACACGAAGGTGCTAAGTTTTTTCTTCCTTCTACTTCGACTACACAGATTCGGCAGGAAGCAGGATTATTTTTTATACAGGTTCCTTTGAGATCAATGTGGCAAAGTGTAGGTATAGATATACCTATTTCTGTTGCAGCCTCCAGTATGGTTGTACCTTGAGGAACTGTGATTGAATGCCCATCTATTTGCAGTGTTACTTTTTTTGTTTCCATAGTCTTGATGATTAACAAACAGAGATTGCTTTAAATTTACAACGTGCCATACACATTCCACATTTAATACATTTTTCCGGAAGAATGGTATGAGGTTTACGTGGCAAGCCTGTGATGGCATCTGCCGGACAATTCTTTGCGCACAAATGACATCCTATGCATAGATCAGGATTAATATAATAGGTCAATAGTGATTTACACTGTTTTGCGCGGCATGTTTTGTCATGTACATGTTCCACGTACTCGTCATAGAAGTTATCGAGTGTCGATAATACCGGATTAGGAGAAGTTTGTCCGAGTCCGCAAAGAGCTGTATCTTTTATCACCTTGCCTAATGTTTGTAGGGTTTGCAGATCTTTTTCGGTGGCTTTTCCTTCTGTTATCTTGTTCAACAATTCTAGCAATCGCTTATTTCCAATACGGCAAGGTGTACATTTTCCACAAGATTCTTCTACTGTAAAGTCGAGGAAGAAACGAGCCACGGAAACCATACAGTCGTCCTCGTCCATGACAATCATACCTCCTGATCCCATCATG encodes:
- a CDS encoding efflux RND transporter periplasmic adaptor subunit; protein product: MKKLMYILLVLPLLTGCGNKKEATGRTMPIPEISVAKPIIKDIVLTQDYPGYLTAEQTVDLVARVNGTLQATSFSPGSKVKKGQLLFIIEPTIYKDNVTQAEAALKTAQAQLTYARNNYTRMREALKSDAVSRIQVLQAESAVAEETAAVSNAEAALNTARTNLGYCYIRAPFDGTVSRNTVDIGSYISAAIQPVTLATLYKDNKMYTYFNVADNQWLAMLMSNNLRTGVNNEMSQLPKNVTVKLGKDGSQTYPGTLDYLSPNVDINTGTLTIRANLENPDGLLKSGLYVSITLPYGEQKQALLVNSASIGTDQLGRYLYVVNDSDIVNYRHVTVGQLIEDTLQQITSGLSPQERYVTKALMKVRDGMKIHPSSK
- a CDS encoding type I restriction enzyme HsdR N-terminal domain-containing protein gives rise to the protein MLSLNLPIFDTKIVSRNGKNVIFDVIRKRYVALTPEEWVRQHFVHFLINYKEYPSALMANEVLLNLNGTKKRCDTVLYRRDLTARMIIEYKAPHINITQAVFDQITRYNLVLRVDYLIVSNGMHHYCCKMDYNNQCYTFLDDIPDYKVL
- a CDS encoding efflux transporter outer membrane subunit encodes the protein MNIRMWSLLLFMFLYAVASAQTTNRYLDTPLPSSWEEGGEVFQQMLPVNDQWWKSFGDQTLDSLIAIAIDQNYSVLTAIDRMNMAKANLRMERSSFFPSLGINAGWTKQQTSGTISELPQSTQHYYDATLNMNWELDLFGSIRQRVKAQKETFAASKEEYTAVMVSLSAQVASAYINLRELQQELQVVEKNCASQAAVLKITEVRFNTGLVSKLDVAQAKSVYYSTKASIPQLESGINQYVNTLAVLLGMYPQEIRPSLERIGDLPDYMEPISIGLPADLLMRRPDIRSAERQVNAQAALVGASKSDWLPQVFLKGAIGFSSKDFKDMSNHKSFTYEIAPSLTWTIFSGGKLMNATKLAKAQLDESINQFNQTVLTAIQETENAMTSYSNSIKEIVALREVRNQGQETLTLSLDLYKQGLTPFQNVLDAQRSLLSYENQLVQARGNSLLQLIALYQALGGGWNN
- a CDS encoding Nif3-like dinuclear metal center hexameric protein encodes the protein MKIKEIVSALERFAPLPLQDGFDNAGLQIGLTDAEATGALLCLDVTEAVLDEAIVSGLNLVISHHPLIFKGYKSITGKDYIERCIFKAIKNDIVIYSAHTNLDNVSEGVNFKIAEKIGLKNVRILEPKENCLVKLVTFVPLAQAEMVRNALFSVGCGHIGNYDSCSYNIEGEGTFRAQEGANPFSGTIGELHNEKEVRIETIFPVYKRGEVIRALISAHPYEEPAFDIYPLQNSWIQVGAGIIGELEAPESELEFLKRIKKIFEVGCLKHNKLTGREIQTVALCGGAGAFLLPLAIRNRADVFITGEIKYHDYFGHESDILIAEIGHYESEQYTKEIFYSIIRGLFPNFTLQLSKVNTNPIKYL
- a CDS encoding zinc ribbon domain-containing protein, encoding MAKEAKKDPNELTVEQKLKTLFQLQTMLSEIDKIKTLRGELPLEVQDLEDEIAGLSTRIDKIKAEVDELKSAIAGKRVEIETAKASVEKYKSQQDNVRNNREYDFLTKEIEFQTLEIELCEKRIKEFTAEEQEKSEEVAKSNLALEERQKDLDQKKNELDEIISETKQEEEKLRDKAKDLETKIEPRLLQSFKRIRKNSRNGLGIVYVQRDACGGCFNKIPPQRQLDIRSRKKVIVCEYCGRIMIDPELAGVEIAPKLEEVPAPTTKRAIRRKSAE
- a CDS encoding efflux RND transporter permease subunit, with the protein product MFSKFFINRPIFATVLALIIVVAGLVTLNILPVAQFPDITPPTVQVSAFYPGANAETVAQTVGIPIEQQVNGVDGMLYMSSTSSSSGAYSLTITFAVGTDVDMATVQVQNRVSVAQSSLPEPVIVQGVTVQKQSSNIVMFLTMSAQDSIYNGLYLTNYAKLNLVDQLTRVPGVGAVNVMGAGDYSMRIWLDPEAMRIRGISPAEVYQAIQAQNMEVSAGTVGQPIGKNNTNAFQYSLSVKGRLSSPNEFGNIILRSEEGGRMLRLKDVARIDLGSGSYNVVSQLRGKPTAAIAIYQQPGSNSLDVSKGVKAKMQELATNFPSGVEYSVTLDTTDVINESINEVLVTFLETTLLVVLVIFLFLQNWRAVIIPCLTIPVSLIGTLAVMAALGFSINTLTLFGLILAVAIVVDDAIVVVENASRLLETGQYSPREAVTKAMGEITGPIVGVVLVLLAVFIPTTLISGISGQLYKQFALTIAASTVLSGFNSLTLTPALCALFLTKSKPSKFFIYRGFNKAYDKTQGLYDRIVKWLLERPVTAFISYAVFTAIAILLFTKWPSTFVPDEDDGYFIAVVQLPPASSLERTQAVGKQINAILDTYPEVKNYIGISGFSIMGGEQSNSGTYFVVLKPWGDRKGKEHTAAAVVQRFNEMAYGIQEAQIFAMVPPAIPGLGATGGLQLQLEDTRNLGPTEMQQAIGTLLTNYRSKPALASVSSQYQANVPQYFLNIDRDKVQFMGIQLNQVFSTLGYYMGAAYVNDYVQFGRIYQVKIEASDQSQKVIDDVMKLSVPNEKGEMVPFSSFTQLEEQLGQDQINRYNMYQTAAVTCNVAPGHSSGEGIQQMQELISEQLGGEFGYEWTSVAYQETQAGSTTTIVFLMALLVAFLVLAAQYESWTSPIAAIMGLPVALLGAMIGCFIMGTPVSIYTQIGIILLIALSAKNGILIVEFARDFRAEGNSIRDAAYEAGHVRLRPILMTSFAFVLGVMPLLFATGAGAESRIALGAAVVFGMAMNTILATIYIPSFYELMQKWQERFSRKKKNTQTNETVK